From the Shewanella amazonensis SB2B genome, one window contains:
- a CDS encoding MFS transporter, which translates to MIFSRRFLPYFLTQCLGALNDNIYKNVLLLLVAYSQVDKLPMDPNLFVNLAAGVFILPFFLFSAHAGGIADNMDKAKLIRRLKLLELGIMSCAAVALVTEHYLAMLLLLFMTGSQSAYFGPVKYSLLPQALKEEELVSGNAWVEMGTFLSILVGTLSAGLLVANEGATWLAAITVATLSLAGYLSSRAIPALPPQNKVHKVKFAPLSGTWRSVQRVRRTPTIWMAILAISWFWFLGATYLTQFPNFAREHLHGDATVVSVLLALFSIGIAVGSFLCERISFGRVELGVLPFGVAGLTLFGVDMLFALPGFAAPQSLYGAVEFVQLSAHWRLMFDLFMVGISGGLFIVPLYAFIQTRAASGECARAIAANNIVNAFFMVVSALLSMLLLGPVGLGILELFLLLALMNAVVAFYVYRQVPEFAQRFISYLLSHLMYRVSISGRQHIPKEGAALMVCNHVSYVDALLLLGASTRPVRFVMDKSISEMPLLKYLFRHAGVIPICSPKQCEATYNAAFERIDEALMDGELVCIFPEGRLSPDGVLGEFRPGVEKILSRRPVPVVPMALKGLWGSFFSHKDGHALTTRPKRFWSKVEIEIAPAVDGASCDRHSLQATVSELIGM; encoded by the coding sequence ATGATATTCAGTCGCCGCTTTTTGCCCTATTTTTTGACCCAGTGCCTGGGTGCACTCAACGACAATATATACAAGAATGTCCTCTTGCTGCTGGTGGCTTACAGTCAGGTCGACAAGTTGCCCATGGATCCCAACTTGTTTGTAAATCTTGCGGCGGGCGTGTTTATCCTGCCGTTTTTCCTGTTTTCAGCCCATGCCGGCGGCATCGCCGATAACATGGATAAGGCGAAGCTGATCCGTCGGCTCAAACTGCTGGAGCTGGGCATTATGTCCTGTGCCGCGGTCGCCCTGGTTACCGAGCACTATCTTGCGATGCTCCTGCTGCTGTTTATGACCGGCAGTCAATCGGCCTATTTTGGCCCGGTTAAATACTCCCTGTTGCCACAGGCATTGAAAGAAGAAGAGTTGGTGAGCGGCAATGCCTGGGTCGAAATGGGCACCTTTTTATCCATTTTGGTGGGTACCCTGAGCGCTGGCTTGCTGGTTGCCAACGAGGGGGCAACCTGGCTTGCAGCCATCACAGTGGCAACCCTGTCGCTGGCGGGCTATCTCAGCAGCCGCGCCATTCCGGCTTTGCCTCCCCAGAATAAGGTGCACAAAGTAAAGTTTGCGCCCCTGTCAGGTACCTGGCGCAGTGTACAGCGGGTAAGGCGTACTCCCACCATATGGATGGCGATTCTGGCCATCAGTTGGTTTTGGTTTTTGGGGGCCACTTATCTCACCCAGTTCCCCAACTTCGCCCGTGAACATCTGCATGGCGATGCCACAGTCGTTTCTGTGCTGCTGGCACTCTTTTCCATCGGCATTGCCGTGGGCTCGTTTTTGTGTGAGCGCATTTCCTTTGGCCGGGTGGAGCTCGGCGTTTTGCCCTTTGGTGTGGCCGGTTTAACCCTGTTTGGGGTGGATATGTTATTTGCTCTGCCGGGATTTGCTGCACCTCAGTCACTTTATGGTGCGGTCGAGTTTGTGCAGCTGAGTGCCCACTGGCGACTGATGTTTGACCTCTTTATGGTGGGTATCAGTGGTGGTCTCTTTATCGTTCCCCTGTATGCCTTTATCCAAACCCGTGCCGCCAGTGGTGAATGTGCCCGCGCCATTGCGGCAAACAACATTGTCAATGCCTTCTTTATGGTGGTATCGGCACTGTTGTCTATGTTGCTGCTTGGCCCGGTTGGCCTTGGCATACTCGAACTCTTTTTACTGCTGGCACTGATGAATGCCGTGGTGGCCTTCTATGTTTATCGCCAGGTGCCGGAATTTGCACAGCGTTTTATCTCGTATTTGCTCAGTCACCTGATGTATCGGGTATCCATCAGCGGCAGGCAACATATTCCCAAAGAAGGCGCGGCGCTGATGGTGTGCAACCATGTCAGTTATGTCGATGCCTTATTGCTGCTGGGGGCTTCAACCCGGCCGGTCCGTTTTGTGATGGACAAGAGCATCAGCGAAATGCCGCTGCTAAAGTACCTGTTCCGTCATGCCGGGGTCATTCCAATCTGCTCGCCCAAACAATGTGAGGCTACCTATAACGCTGCCTTTGAGCGTATCGACGAGGCGCTGATGGATGGAGAGTTAGTGTGTATCTTTCCCGAAGGCAGACTGTCGCCAGATGGTGTATTGGGTGAGTTCAGACCCGGGGTAGAGAAGATTCTCTCCCGGCGGCCCGTGCCGGTCGTTCCCATGGCGCTCAAAGGCTTATGGGGCTCTTTCTTCAGCCATAAAGATGGTCATGCATTGACGACACGCCCCAAGCGTTTCTGGTCAAAGGTTGAGATTGAAATAGCACCGGCAGTGGATGGGGCTAGCTGCGACAGACACTCGTTGCAGGCTACTGTTTCTGAATTAATTGGTATGTAA
- the mnmH gene encoding tRNA 2-selenouridine(34) synthase MnmH has product MSTNTVPAKQYREIFLKGHPIMDVRAPIEFSKGAFPNAVNLPLMTDSERQKVGTCYKEHGQEAAIELGHQLVAGKVKANRVDAWKAFFSEHPDGFLYCFRGGLRSRITQSWLKEVGLDIPFIEGGYKAMRQFLIDEIDTAPGKSEMLILSGITGSGKTDFVRLRSESVDLEGIANHRGSSFGRQHEGQPSQIDFENRLAIELLRHQEREQAKLLLEDESFLIGRNAIPKTFFEKMQQAPVLVLTSTLEERLPRLLDDYVHKMHAGYVERLGEEQGFIAYRDYLLGSLKGIYKRLGGKLHAEMTELMNKALATEQSRRDTSAHLDWISLLLESYYDPMYHYQLGKKAARVRFTGTHAEMHEYLSSLGK; this is encoded by the coding sequence ATGAGTACCAATACCGTCCCCGCCAAGCAATATCGGGAGATCTTCTTAAAAGGTCATCCCATTATGGATGTGCGCGCCCCCATCGAGTTCAGCAAGGGCGCTTTTCCCAATGCGGTGAATCTGCCTCTGATGACCGACAGCGAACGGCAAAAGGTGGGAACCTGCTACAAAGAGCATGGCCAGGAAGCAGCTATAGAGCTTGGCCACCAGCTGGTTGCCGGTAAGGTCAAAGCGAACCGAGTCGATGCCTGGAAAGCCTTTTTCAGCGAGCATCCAGATGGTTTTCTGTATTGCTTTCGTGGCGGGTTGAGATCGCGCATCACTCAAAGTTGGCTCAAAGAGGTCGGACTCGATATTCCCTTTATCGAAGGCGGCTACAAAGCAATGCGCCAATTCTTGATTGACGAGATTGACACTGCGCCAGGCAAAAGCGAAATGCTTATCCTCAGCGGCATTACCGGCAGCGGTAAAACTGACTTTGTACGCCTTCGCAGTGAGTCGGTCGATCTGGAAGGCATCGCCAACCATCGGGGCTCCAGCTTTGGTCGCCAGCACGAGGGGCAACCCAGTCAGATTGATTTTGAGAATCGGCTCGCCATCGAACTGCTGCGTCATCAGGAGCGCGAACAAGCCAAACTGCTACTGGAAGATGAAAGCTTCCTCATTGGCCGCAATGCCATCCCCAAGACCTTTTTCGAAAAGATGCAGCAGGCGCCGGTATTGGTGCTGACTTCTACGCTCGAAGAACGTCTGCCTCGCCTGTTGGACGATTACGTCCACAAGATGCACGCGGGTTATGTGGAACGTCTGGGTGAAGAGCAGGGCTTTATCGCTTATCGTGACTATCTGCTCGGCAGCCTCAAGGGCATCTACAAACGCCTTGGCGGTAAGCTGCATGCTGAAATGACAGAGCTGATGAACAAAGCACTGGCCACGGAGCAAAGCCGCAGGGATACCAGTGCCCACCTGGACTGGATATCACTGCTGCTGGAAAGTTATTACGACCCCATGTACCACTATCAACTGGGCAAAAAAGCCGCCCGGGTGCGCTTTACCGGAACTCACGCTGAAATGCACGAGTATCTGAGTAGTCTCGGCAAATAG
- the selD gene encoding selenide, water dikinase SelD, translated as MSSQLSQPIKLTEYSHGAGCGCKISPKVLGTILESQLPSFVDPNLLVGNASRDDAAVYKLNDTTGIISTTDFFMPIVDDPFTFGRIAATNAISDIYAMGGTPMMAIAILGWPVNKLPAEVAQQVVDGGRQACMDAGIMLAGGHSIDAPEPIFGLAVTGQLPLERLKQNNTAKAGDKLYLTKPIGIGILTTAQKQKKLEDADAHIAPEAMCTLNKIGADIATLPGVSAMTDVTGFGLAGHLLEMCQGATVDAELNLEAVPLLERAEHYLDLGCIPGGTHRNFDSYGEHLPNVSEREKALLCDPQTSGGLLVAVCDEAEAALCELLSSHGITPVCIGELKAGPGRLLLKSGGLA; from the coding sequence ATGTCATCGCAACTTTCACAGCCCATCAAACTGACCGAATACAGCCACGGAGCCGGTTGTGGCTGCAAAATATCGCCCAAGGTACTGGGTACCATCCTTGAATCGCAGCTGCCAAGCTTTGTTGACCCCAATCTATTGGTTGGCAATGCCAGCCGCGATGACGCAGCCGTTTACAAGCTGAATGACACCACCGGCATCATCAGCACCACCGACTTTTTCATGCCCATAGTGGACGACCCCTTCACCTTCGGCCGTATCGCTGCCACCAATGCCATCAGCGATATCTACGCTATGGGCGGCACCCCCATGATGGCGATTGCCATTCTGGGTTGGCCTGTGAACAAGCTGCCCGCCGAAGTGGCTCAACAGGTGGTGGATGGTGGCCGTCAGGCCTGTATGGATGCCGGAATCATGCTCGCCGGTGGCCACAGCATTGATGCGCCCGAGCCTATTTTCGGTCTGGCCGTGACTGGTCAGCTACCGCTGGAGCGCCTGAAACAAAACAATACTGCCAAGGCGGGTGACAAGCTGTACCTCACCAAGCCCATCGGCATTGGTATTCTCACGACGGCCCAAAAGCAGAAAAAGCTTGAAGACGCCGATGCCCACATAGCCCCCGAAGCTATGTGCACGCTCAATAAAATTGGCGCCGATATAGCAACTCTGCCCGGCGTCAGTGCCATGACAGATGTAACGGGTTTTGGATTGGCGGGGCACCTGCTGGAAATGTGTCAGGGCGCCACTGTGGATGCCGAACTGAACCTTGAGGCAGTTCCACTGCTGGAGCGCGCCGAGCATTATCTTGACCTTGGCTGTATACCCGGCGGCACCCACAGAAACTTTGACAGCTACGGCGAGCATCTGCCAAACGTCAGCGAGCGCGAAAAGGCGCTGCTTTGTGACCCACAAACCAGCGGCGGCCTTCTGGTGGCAGTCTGCGATGAGGCCGAAGCGGCCTTATGCGAGCTCCTCAGCAGCCACGGTATAACGCCTGTATGCATTGGCGAGCTGAAGGCGGGCCCGGGTAGACTGCTTCTCAAATCCGGTGGTTTGGCATGA
- a CDS encoding acyl-CoA desaturase: protein MNKPPIIWLNLSLFVLTLGGAITLVPWRAITHGFDAVEWVAFVVLVFYSGLSITAGYHRLWSHKAYKANAVVRFFYALGGALALQNSALHWSSDHRVHHKHVDNNDKDPYSANMGFWYSHIGWMLREYQAHRYHDYNNVRDLQNDTIVMWQHKHYLLLTILMNVGLPALLGWFHGDVLSMLLLAGLARLVLVHHCTFFINSLAHIWGSQPYTDKNTARDNPLLAFLTYGEGYHNFHHIFENDYRNGIHWWDYDPTKWLIKGLSWCGLAGDLRKVPQERIESAKLQMQLKRSQHRIAGHKDAEELLESLQLEYERLKQQLLAYYEAKKELLEARRAELCVKELSPKVAELKNRLRLAQQNWASVTAACR from the coding sequence ATGAATAAACCCCCCATCATTTGGCTGAACCTCTCTCTGTTCGTTCTAACCCTTGGCGGTGCAATTACCCTGGTTCCGTGGCGAGCTATCACCCATGGCTTTGACGCCGTTGAATGGGTCGCCTTTGTGGTCTTGGTATTTTACAGCGGCCTCTCTATTACTGCGGGCTATCACAGGCTTTGGTCACACAAGGCGTACAAGGCCAATGCCGTGGTACGCTTCTTTTATGCACTCGGTGGTGCACTGGCATTGCAAAACAGCGCCTTGCACTGGTCTTCGGATCACCGGGTGCACCACAAGCATGTCGACAACAACGACAAAGACCCCTATTCAGCGAACATGGGTTTCTGGTATAGCCATATCGGCTGGATGCTGAGGGAGTATCAGGCCCACAGATATCACGACTACAACAACGTACGCGATCTTCAAAACGATACTATCGTCATGTGGCAACACAAACATTATTTGCTATTGACCATTTTGATGAATGTGGGTCTGCCGGCGCTGCTGGGCTGGTTTCATGGTGATGTGCTGTCGATGTTACTGTTGGCAGGTTTGGCGCGTTTGGTGCTGGTTCACCACTGCACTTTCTTTATCAACTCACTGGCGCACATCTGGGGCTCGCAGCCTTATACCGACAAGAACACCGCCCGCGACAATCCGCTGCTGGCGTTTTTAACCTATGGCGAGGGCTACCACAACTTCCACCATATCTTTGAAAACGACTACCGCAATGGTATCCACTGGTGGGACTACGACCCAACCAAGTGGCTTATCAAGGGCTTGTCCTGGTGTGGATTGGCCGGTGACTTACGCAAAGTGCCACAGGAACGTATCGAAAGCGCCAAACTGCAGATGCAGCTCAAGCGCAGCCAACATCGCATTGCCGGCCATAAAGATGCCGAAGAGCTACTGGAATCCCTGCAGCTGGAATACGAGCGTCTGAAGCAACAGCTCCTGGCCTACTACGAAGCTAAAAAAGAACTGCTGGAAGCCCGTCGTGCCGAGCTTTGTGTAAAAGAACTCTCACCCAAGGTAGCGGAGCTGAAGAACCGCCTGCGTCTGGCGCAGCAAAACTGGGCATCAGTGACAGCCGCCTGTCGCTGA
- the fabR gene encoding HTH-type transcriptional repressor FabR yields the protein MGVRAQQKEKTRRALVDAAFNQLSAERSFSSLSLREVAREASIAPTSFYRHFKDMNELGLTMVDEGGLALRQMMRKGRQRAEAGGSVIRISVDTFMEVLDSNPNVFRILLHERSGTSAPFRAAVAREIEHFISELAHYTEEKAKRSPELARAQAESMVTLVFNAGAAALDMKKSERKILADQLVLQLRMVAKGAEFLQQKVDAK from the coding sequence ATGGGAGTTAGAGCACAGCAGAAAGAGAAGACCCGTCGTGCCTTGGTGGACGCGGCCTTCAATCAGCTCAGTGCCGAGCGCAGTTTTTCCAGCTTGAGCCTGCGGGAAGTTGCCCGGGAGGCCAGCATTGCGCCCACTTCTTTCTACCGCCATTTCAAGGATATGAATGAGTTGGGGCTTACCATGGTGGATGAAGGCGGCCTGGCGCTGCGGCAGATGATGCGTAAAGGGCGTCAGCGTGCCGAAGCGGGTGGCAGTGTAATTCGCATTTCCGTCGATACCTTTATGGAAGTTCTCGACTCCAATCCCAACGTATTCCGTATCCTGCTGCACGAGCGTTCCGGTACTTCTGCGCCGTTCCGTGCCGCTGTGGCCAGAGAGATTGAACACTTTATTTCTGAGCTTGCCCATTACACCGAGGAAAAGGCCAAACGCAGCCCGGAACTGGCCAGAGCCCAGGCCGAATCCATGGTTACTCTGGTGTTTAACGCAGGTGCTGCGGCGCTGGATATGAAAAAGTCTGAGCGCAAGATCCTGGCTGACCAGCTGGTATTACAGCTGCGTATGGTGGCCAAAGGGGCTGAGTTTTTGCAGCAAAAGGTCGATGCAAAATAA
- the trmA gene encoding tRNA (uridine(54)-C5)-methyltransferase TrmA, with translation MNAQAMDPQQYEQQLEQKCQALTEAFAHYNPPALEVFPSAPAHYRMRCEFRVWHDGDDLYYCMFDNVAKEKVRTDQFLPASELINRMMPALLDELRPNRALRHKLFQVDFLSTLSGEILVSLLYHRQLDDQWLTEARALKARLGEHFKVDIIGRARKQKFVLDRDFVVESLDVDGKTLHYKQVENSFTQPNAGVAVKMLEWALDATKQSSGDLLELYCGNGNFSIALAPNFGKVLATELAKPSVEAAQYNIQVNKVSNLDIVRMSAEEFTEAMKGEKRFNRLGDIDLQSYQCNTIFVDPPRAGLDDETVKLVQGYENILYISCNPDTLNDNLKVLSETHEVVRFALFDQFPYTHHTEAGVMLKRR, from the coding sequence ATGAACGCACAAGCCATGGACCCTCAACAGTACGAGCAGCAGCTTGAGCAAAAGTGCCAGGCACTGACTGAGGCATTTGCCCACTATAATCCACCGGCTCTGGAAGTATTCCCATCTGCCCCAGCCCATTATCGGATGCGCTGTGAATTCCGGGTGTGGCACGATGGCGACGACCTCTACTACTGTATGTTCGACAACGTGGCAAAAGAAAAGGTACGTACCGATCAGTTTTTGCCAGCCAGCGAACTCATCAACCGCATGATGCCTGCCCTGCTGGACGAACTTCGCCCCAATCGCGCCCTGCGCCACAAGCTGTTCCAGGTAGACTTCTTGTCTACCCTGAGTGGCGAGATTCTGGTCAGTCTCTTGTATCACCGCCAGTTGGACGATCAATGGCTCACTGAAGCCCGTGCGCTCAAGGCGCGTCTGGGCGAGCACTTTAAAGTCGACATTATTGGCCGTGCCCGCAAACAAAAATTTGTGCTCGACCGCGACTTTGTAGTTGAGTCACTCGATGTGGATGGTAAGACCCTGCACTATAAGCAGGTAGAGAACAGCTTTACTCAGCCCAATGCAGGTGTGGCGGTTAAGATGTTGGAATGGGCGCTGGATGCCACCAAACAAAGTAGTGGTGACTTGCTGGAGCTTTACTGTGGTAACGGCAACTTTTCCATCGCTTTGGCACCAAACTTTGGCAAGGTACTGGCGACTGAACTGGCCAAACCCTCTGTAGAAGCGGCTCAGTACAATATTCAAGTCAATAAGGTAAGTAATCTCGATATCGTCCGTATGTCAGCGGAAGAATTCACCGAAGCCATGAAAGGTGAAAAGCGTTTCAACCGTCTTGGCGACATTGATTTACAAAGCTACCAGTGCAACACCATCTTTGTGGATCCACCCAGAGCGGGCCTGGATGATGAGACCGTTAAGCTGGTTCAGGGTTACGAGAACATTCTCTATATCTCCTGCAATCCCGATACTCTGAATGATAACCTCAAGGTACTTAGCGAAACTCACGAAGTAGTGCGCTTTGCGCTGTTCGATCAGTTCCCTTATACCCATCACACAGAAGCCGGCGTGATGCTTAAACGCCGCTGA
- the murI gene encoding glutamate racemase: MARPILVFDSGIGGLSVLSEIRQLLPSNDFYYLFDNARLPYGELTEQVLVDGCVELVVSAATKINAALVVIACNTASTLVLPVLRSKLTIPVVGVVPAIKPAASHTLSGHIGLLATPATVKRSYTHELVTKFASDCQVHMFGSSELVMMAEQKMAGVPVDMEKLTGILAPIQATQVDVLVLGCTHFPMLAYELSQILGPGIKLLDSGFAIASRVQHVLEGLGEHQHPAPNSMKAWYTTPSLTLGLIQSLTDYGFSEIAPFTH, from the coding sequence TTGGCACGTCCCATTCTGGTTTTCGATTCAGGTATAGGTGGTTTGTCGGTGTTGTCTGAGATACGGCAGCTATTGCCATCCAATGACTTCTATTACCTGTTTGATAATGCGCGCCTGCCATACGGTGAACTTACCGAGCAGGTGCTGGTGGACGGCTGTGTTGAGCTTGTTGTGTCAGCAGCTACCAAAATCAACGCCGCTCTGGTGGTTATCGCCTGTAATACGGCCAGTACGCTGGTGTTGCCTGTTTTAAGGAGCAAGTTGACGATACCCGTCGTAGGAGTCGTTCCTGCAATCAAACCTGCCGCAAGTCATACTCTCTCTGGTCATATAGGCCTACTCGCTACTCCAGCCACGGTAAAGCGTTCTTACACCCATGAGCTGGTCACCAAATTTGCCAGTGATTGTCAGGTGCATATGTTTGGCAGTTCGGAACTGGTGATGATGGCAGAGCAAAAGATGGCTGGAGTGCCTGTAGACATGGAGAAGTTAACCGGAATTCTGGCGCCCATCCAGGCAACGCAAGTGGATGTGTTGGTACTGGGATGTACGCATTTTCCCATGTTGGCATACGAATTATCCCAGATATTGGGGCCCGGGATTAAACTGCTCGATTCGGGCTTTGCCATTGCCAGCAGGGTGCAGCATGTACTGGAGGGCTTGGGTGAGCATCAGCATCCTGCGCCAAATAGTATGAAGGCGTGGTATACCACGCCTTCACTGACACTGGGCTTAATCCAAAGCCTGACAGACTATGGATTCAGCGAAATAGCGCCTTTTACCCATTGA
- a CDS encoding RNA recognition motif domain-containing protein has product MQKSFLIALIAAAVGALVIFQFLPTFPAYLAFILGAVLALGICAIAPSGNNAATVETDYTGPTMTLYVGNLPYRVHEGDVKSLFAEYGPVNSVRLVRDRKTGRRKGFGFVEMSESGAQKAMVKLNDYTFQERTLKVREAKNQDNESEKSDD; this is encoded by the coding sequence ATGCAGAAATCATTTCTTATTGCGCTGATAGCCGCCGCAGTGGGTGCCTTGGTCATTTTTCAGTTTCTACCCACCTTCCCTGCTTATCTTGCCTTTATTCTAGGTGCTGTGCTGGCCTTAGGTATTTGCGCCATTGCGCCTTCCGGTAACAATGCTGCCACCGTCGAAACAGATTATACCGGCCCAACAATGACGCTTTATGTGGGTAACCTGCCATACCGGGTGCATGAAGGTGACGTAAAGTCTCTGTTTGCCGAGTATGGACCGGTTAATTCAGTCCGATTGGTTCGCGACCGCAAGACCGGTAGACGCAAAGGCTTCGGTTTCGTTGAGATGTCTGAGAGTGGTGCCCAGAAGGCGATGGTCAAGTTGAATGACTACACCTTCCAGGAAAGGACATTAAAAGTAAGAGAAGCCAAGAATCAGGACAATGAGTCTGAGAAGTCTGACGACTGA